In one window of Rathayibacter caricis DSM 15933 DNA:
- a CDS encoding sulfurtransferase, protein MSSSPYLARPIVSTQWLADQLGRDGLVVIDASVLFVPAFDGRYRYLTGEDQYLVEGHVPGAVFADLLEHLSDAEARHPFTRLDPERFAAAVGALGIDDDSVVVVYDSAVGQWASRLWWLLRTAGLDSVAVLDGGLTAWRQEARPLETGHVAPTPRDGLTVREERPLWVDKAEVERVVRGEAPGALVCAVPPKEFTGEAGQRPRRGHIPGSRSVPAARLVDRETNTLLPHDRLRTLFGDVLDAERVVLYCGGGVAAAADALALTLLGVSEVAIYDGSLNEWAADPDAPLVVTAA, encoded by the coding sequence GTGAGCAGCTCCCCCTACCTCGCCCGGCCGATCGTCTCGACGCAGTGGCTGGCCGACCAGCTCGGCCGCGACGGACTCGTCGTCATCGACGCGAGCGTGCTCTTCGTGCCCGCGTTCGACGGCCGCTACCGCTACCTCACCGGCGAGGACCAGTACCTCGTCGAGGGGCACGTGCCCGGAGCCGTCTTCGCGGATCTGCTCGAGCACCTCTCGGACGCCGAGGCGCGGCATCCGTTCACGAGGCTCGACCCCGAGCGGTTCGCCGCGGCGGTCGGCGCGCTGGGGATCGACGACGACTCCGTGGTCGTGGTCTACGACTCCGCGGTCGGCCAGTGGGCCTCGCGGCTCTGGTGGCTGCTGCGCACCGCCGGCCTCGACTCCGTCGCGGTGCTCGACGGCGGCCTGACGGCCTGGCGGCAGGAGGCGCGCCCGCTCGAGACGGGGCACGTCGCTCCGACGCCGCGCGACGGACTCACCGTGCGCGAGGAGCGCCCGCTCTGGGTCGACAAGGCCGAGGTCGAGCGGGTGGTCCGCGGAGAGGCTCCGGGCGCTCTCGTCTGCGCGGTGCCGCCCAAGGAGTTCACGGGCGAGGCCGGGCAGCGTCCGCGCCGCGGCCACATCCCCGGCTCCCGGAGCGTGCCGGCCGCCCGTCTGGTGGATCGCGAGACGAACACCCTCCTGCCGCACGACCGGTTGCGCACGCTCTTCGGCGACGTGCTCGACGCCGAGCGGGTGGTCCTGTACTGCGGAGGAGGCGTCGCGGCGGCCGCCGACGCGCTCGCCCTCACGCTGCTCGGCGTCAGCGAGGTGGCCATCTACGACGGGTCGCTGAACGAGTGGGCCGCCGACCCGGACGCGCCCCTGGTGGTCACGGCCGCCTGA
- a CDS encoding thioredoxin domain-containing protein yields MAERLRSSVSPYLRSHADNPVDWFPWGEEAFAEAERRDVPVLVSIGYATCHWCHVMARESFSDPVLAERLNGGFVAVKVDREEHPDVDTAYLTAASAFTRNLGWPLTVFTTPGGEPFYAGTYFPPRAVGGVPAFSDVLDAVGEAWRLRRDEVHATAGSLANALREATAALPASTALPGATDLDAAAERLAAEEDRVHGGFGTAPKFPVAPVLGFLASRAGGAELAERTLLTLAASPLRDRDGGFFRYATREDWSEPHYERMLYDNAQLLDVAALLLGRTGTSNRAAVTGIAEGIASFLISTLQRPGGGFASAQDSESIVDGRRSEGGYYLAADRSGLEPPALDEKVVTGWNGLAIQALARAGRLLGRSEWLDAARRAADFLLSRHVVDGVLVVRASLDERVSAARPALEDLGMLAGGLVQLALADGAPRYALAARSLIDGALDAAEAWPPFALPGGGDPALVARGLLLAADPSEGAYPSGLSATARAALELFLLTGERRYRDAAEAVVAAVAPGALQQPMGFGAVLALASSLAEPVTQLVVVAPEAAPLADLARGALATEVGVLALVTDRAAAEWSEAGFELFEGRTSRKGLPTAYSCEAFVCALPTTDLPELVRRP; encoded by the coding sequence ATGGCCGAACGACTGCGCTCGAGTGTCAGCCCCTATCTCCGCTCGCACGCGGACAACCCCGTCGACTGGTTCCCCTGGGGCGAGGAGGCGTTCGCCGAGGCCGAGCGGCGCGACGTGCCCGTGCTCGTGTCGATCGGCTACGCGACCTGCCACTGGTGCCACGTCATGGCGCGCGAGTCGTTCTCGGATCCGGTGCTCGCCGAGCGGCTGAACGGCGGCTTCGTCGCGGTGAAGGTCGACCGCGAGGAGCACCCGGACGTCGACACCGCCTACCTCACCGCCGCCAGCGCCTTCACGCGCAACCTCGGCTGGCCGCTCACGGTCTTCACCACCCCCGGCGGCGAGCCCTTCTACGCCGGCACCTACTTCCCGCCGCGGGCCGTGGGCGGCGTGCCCGCCTTCTCGGACGTCCTCGACGCGGTCGGCGAGGCGTGGCGGCTGCGGCGCGACGAGGTGCACGCCACCGCCGGCTCGCTCGCGAACGCTCTCCGCGAGGCGACCGCCGCCCTCCCCGCGTCGACGGCGCTTCCCGGTGCGACCGACCTCGATGCGGCCGCCGAGCGCCTCGCCGCCGAGGAGGACCGCGTGCACGGCGGCTTCGGCACGGCGCCGAAGTTCCCGGTGGCGCCCGTGCTCGGCTTCCTCGCCTCCCGGGCGGGCGGCGCCGAGCTCGCCGAGCGCACCCTCCTGACCCTCGCCGCCTCGCCCCTGCGCGACCGCGACGGCGGCTTCTTCCGCTACGCGACCCGGGAGGACTGGAGCGAGCCGCACTACGAGCGGATGCTCTACGACAACGCCCAGCTGCTCGACGTCGCCGCCCTGCTCCTGGGCCGCACCGGCACCTCCAACCGCGCCGCCGTCACCGGGATCGCGGAGGGGATCGCGTCGTTCCTGATCAGCACTCTGCAGCGGCCGGGCGGCGGCTTCGCCAGCGCCCAGGACTCCGAGAGCATCGTCGACGGCCGGCGCTCCGAGGGCGGCTACTACCTCGCCGCGGACCGCTCCGGCCTGGAGCCGCCCGCCCTCGACGAGAAGGTCGTCACGGGCTGGAACGGTCTCGCGATCCAGGCGCTCGCCCGCGCCGGGCGTCTTCTCGGGCGGTCGGAGTGGCTCGACGCCGCCCGACGCGCCGCCGACTTCCTGCTCTCCCGCCACGTCGTCGACGGCGTGCTCGTCGTGCGCGCCTCGCTCGACGAGCGCGTCTCGGCGGCCCGGCCCGCGCTCGAGGACCTCGGGATGCTCGCCGGCGGGCTCGTGCAGCTGGCGCTCGCCGACGGAGCACCGCGCTACGCCCTCGCCGCCCGCTCGCTGATCGACGGCGCGCTCGACGCCGCCGAGGCGTGGCCGCCGTTCGCCCTGCCCGGCGGCGGCGACCCGGCGCTCGTCGCGCGCGGGCTGCTGCTGGCGGCCGATCCGTCCGAGGGTGCGTACCCCTCCGGACTCTCGGCGACGGCGCGCGCCGCACTCGAGCTCTTCCTGCTCACGGGGGAGCGGCGCTACCGCGACGCGGCCGAGGCGGTCGTCGCCGCGGTGGCTCCCGGAGCCCTGCAGCAGCCGATGGGCTTCGGTGCGGTGCTCGCGCTCGCGTCGTCGCTCGCCGAACCCGTGACGCAGCTGGTCGTGGTCGCTCCGGAGGCGGCACCGCTGGCCGATCTCGCGCGGGGCGCCCTGGCGACAGAGGTGGGCGTGCTCGCCCTGGTCACCGACCGCGCCGCCGCCGAGTGGTCGGAGGCGGGCTTCGAGCTCTTCGAGGGCCGGACCTCCCGCAAGGGTCTGCCGACCGCCTACTCCTGCGAGGCGTTCGTCTGCGCACTGCCGACGACCGACCTGCCGGAGCTCGTCAGGCGGCCGTGA
- a CDS encoding MFS transporter has protein sequence MLAIGVAAQAETTVFVSVPPFLIPLLHTQYGYSLAEAGLLAAAPNVGLVLTLVAWGALADRYGERIVLATGVAATALAGVAAMLTGDLVLLGVFLLLGGMASGSVNAASGRVVIGWFPRNRRGLAMGIRQMSQPLGVAVASLTVPPLASAAGVPAALALPVVLLVVLAVACAIGIVDPPRPPRTEASAPVRNPYRSGAALWRIHGVSALLVVPQFTLSTFGLVWLIADQGWEPWAAGVLVAVAQFAGAFGRIGVGVLSDRVGSRLRPLRWVAVAGVVALLLLAATSAIDGAVAVAAVLFVAATTISVADNGLAFTSVAELAGPFWSGRALGAQNTGQFAAAAIAAPAVGALIGLVGYPFAFAVVALTPALALPLVPSPQVEEQDRS, from the coding sequence ATGCTCGCGATCGGAGTGGCCGCGCAGGCCGAGACGACCGTGTTCGTGTCCGTCCCGCCGTTCCTGATCCCCCTCCTGCACACGCAGTACGGCTACTCCCTCGCCGAGGCGGGCCTGCTCGCCGCCGCGCCGAACGTCGGGCTCGTGCTCACCCTCGTCGCGTGGGGAGCCCTCGCCGACCGGTACGGCGAGCGGATCGTGCTCGCCACCGGAGTCGCCGCGACGGCCCTCGCAGGGGTCGCTGCGATGCTCACCGGCGATCTCGTGCTCCTCGGCGTCTTCCTCCTGCTGGGCGGCATGGCGTCCGGCAGCGTCAACGCCGCGAGCGGCCGCGTCGTGATCGGGTGGTTCCCGCGCAACCGCCGCGGGCTCGCCATGGGCATCCGGCAGATGAGCCAGCCGCTCGGAGTCGCGGTCGCGTCGCTCACGGTGCCGCCGCTCGCGAGCGCCGCCGGGGTGCCCGCCGCGCTCGCCCTGCCCGTCGTGCTGCTCGTCGTGCTCGCCGTCGCGTGCGCGATCGGCATCGTCGATCCGCCCCGCCCGCCGCGGACCGAGGCCTCGGCTCCGGTGCGGAACCCCTACCGCTCCGGGGCCGCGCTGTGGCGCATCCACGGCGTCTCGGCCCTGCTGGTCGTGCCGCAGTTCACCCTCTCGACCTTCGGACTGGTCTGGCTGATCGCCGACCAGGGCTGGGAGCCGTGGGCGGCCGGCGTGCTGGTCGCCGTCGCGCAGTTCGCCGGCGCGTTCGGGCGCATCGGAGTCGGGGTGCTGAGCGACCGCGTCGGGTCGCGGCTGCGTCCGCTGCGCTGGGTCGCGGTGGCCGGAGTCGTCGCGCTGCTCCTCCTCGCCGCCACGAGCGCGATCGACGGGGCGGTGGCCGTCGCCGCGGTCCTGTTCGTCGCGGCGACGACGATCTCGGTCGCCGACAACGGACTCGCGTTCACCTCGGTCGCCGAGCTCGCCGGGCCGTTCTGGTCGGGCCGCGCGCTCGGGGCGCAGAACACCGGTCAGTTCGCCGCGGCGGCGATCGCGGCGCCGGCGGTGGGAGCGCTGATCGGCCTGGTCGGCTATCCGTTCGCCTTCGCGGTCGTGGCGCTGACGCCCGCGCTGGCGCTGCCGCTCGTGCCGTCGCCGCAGGTGGAGGAGCAGGACCGGAGCTGA
- a CDS encoding PLDc N-terminal domain-containing protein: MNPQSLLVVVNIVLLLFAIQGVLANPRLGRVGKVGWVAFIVIAPFLGSIAYLVLGRRGGRTGGGASPSGPQRPSGWFFER, from the coding sequence GTGAATCCGCAGTCCCTGCTCGTCGTCGTGAACATCGTCCTGCTGCTCTTCGCGATCCAGGGCGTGCTGGCGAATCCGCGCCTGGGCCGGGTGGGCAAGGTCGGCTGGGTCGCGTTCATCGTGATCGCCCCGTTCCTCGGCAGCATCGCGTACCTGGTGCTCGGCCGCCGGGGCGGACGGACCGGAGGCGGTGCCTCGCCGAGCGGACCGCAGCGGCCCAGCGGCTGGTTCTTCGAGCGCTGA